A single window of Senegalia massiliensis DNA harbors:
- a CDS encoding histidine triad nucleotide-binding protein, which yields MSDCIFCKIVEKEIPSDVVYEDEKVIAFNDLEPQAPTHILIIPKKHISSLNTLKKEDLEVIAHIFGIIPKLAEEKGIKESGYRVVNNCGNDGGQTVGHIHFHILGGRSLQWPPG from the coding sequence ATGAGTGATTGTATTTTTTGTAAAATAGTAGAAAAAGAAATTCCATCTGATGTTGTTTATGAAGATGAAAAGGTAATTGCATTTAATGATTTGGAACCTCAAGCCCCTACTCATATTCTAATAATACCTAAAAAACATATTTCTTCACTTAATACTTTGAAAAAGGAAGATTTAGAAGTAATAGCTCATATTTTTGGTATAATACCTAAATTGGCAGAAGAAAAAGGGATTAAAGAATCTGGATATAGAGTTGTGAATAATTGTGGAAATGATGGAGGACAAACAGTAGGACATATACATTTTCATATCTTAGGAGGTAGAAGTTTACAATGGCCTCCTGGTTAA